Proteins found in one Triticum urartu cultivar G1812 chromosome 4, Tu2.1, whole genome shotgun sequence genomic segment:
- the LOC125551041 gene encoding ubiquitin-like protein 5, with translation MIEVVLNDRLGKKVRVKCNEDDTIGDLKKLVAAQTGTRAEKIRIQKWYTIYKDHITLGDYEIHDGMGLELYYN, from the coding sequence ATGATCGAGGTGGTGCTCAACGACCGCCTGGGGAAGAAGGTGCGCGTCAAGTGCAACGAGGACGACACCATCGGCGACCTCAAGAAGCTCGTGGCGGCGCAGACCGGGACCAGGGCCGAGAAGATCCGCATCCAGAAGTGGTACACCATCTACAAGGACCACATCACCCTCGGCGACTACGAGATCCACGACGGCATGGGCCTCGAGCTCTACTACAACTAG